From one Triticum aestivum cultivar Chinese Spring chromosome 4B, IWGSC CS RefSeq v2.1, whole genome shotgun sequence genomic stretch:
- the LOC123089530 gene encoding uncharacterized protein yields MFPVTGSPKCVAFRSKHTGKYLGSVQAGSEESAGGGKFFEELSHGADDVDVLASPYTRFYLEPSKEHDGLLHVRCCHNNKYWVAKHVGEGSGHWIIGIVNEPEDDLSKPSCTLFEPIPLADTDNNLSIRFFRPQQTTSSESDMTKEKGTTEEAYLFLGTEGHEKAVDQVKSLHDFSAIDLSKQLVLPKYVAFKGDNDMYLRARIIQKRNYLEFSSSDIADSTVVNTIFPNYANGNVRIKSNHFNRFWRLSPNWIWADSTDNSSRDRDTLFRVVMLPDYIGLQNLGNSRYCKRLTADKKTSCLNAAVDTITLEARLRVEEAVLS; encoded by the exons ATGTTTCCAGTGACGGGTTCACCGAAATGCGTTGCTTTCCGGTCAAAGCATACCGGCAAGTACCTAGGTAGCGTGCAAGCAGGGAGCGAGGAGAGCGCCGGCGGAGGCAAGTTCTTCGAGGAGCTGAGCCACGGTGCCGACGACGTCGATGTCCTTGCAAGCCCGTACACTAGATTCTACCTGGAGCCATCCAAGGAGCACGACGGGCTCCTGCACGTCAGGTGCTGCCACAACAACAAGTACTGGGTGGCCAAACATGTCGGTGAAGGCAGCGGCCACTGGATCATTGGCATCGTCAATGAACCGGAGGACGACCTGTCCAAGCCGTCATGCACGCTTTTTGAGCCCATCCCTCTCGCGGACACGGACAATAATCTATCCATCAG GTTCTTCCGTCCTCAGCAGACAACAAGCTCTGAATCTGATATGACCAAGGAAAAGGGGACAACTGAAGAAGCCTACCTGTTTCTGGGAACCGAAGGGCATGAAAAAGCAGTTGATCAAGTGAAATCTCTTCATGACTTCTCCGCCATTGATCTATCGAAGCAATTGGTACTGCCCAAATATGTTGCTTTTAAAGGCGACAATGACATGTACCTCCGGGCGAGGATTATCCAGAAACGCAATTACCTGGAATTCTCATCATCTGATATTGCAGATTCAACTGTGGTCAACACTATTTTCCCCAACTACGCTAATGGGAATGTGCGCATAAAATCTAACCACTTCAACAGGTTTTGGAGGCTCAGCCCCAACTGGATCTGGGCTGACTCCACTGACAACAGCAGCAGAGACCGTGACACACTCTTCAGGGTGGTCATGTTGCCCGACTACATCGGTCTCCAGAACCTGGGAAACTCCAGGTACTGCAAGAGGCTAACTGCCGACAAGAAGACAAGCTGCCTTAACGCCGCCGTCGATACCATCACCCTTGAAGCAAGGTTACGGGTGGAAGAAGCCGTACTTTCGTGA